A single window of Nematostella vectensis chromosome 4, jaNemVect1.1, whole genome shotgun sequence DNA harbors:
- the LOC5501568 gene encoding uncharacterized protein LOC5501568: MASFRMCPFRRFNFTKLFQTLVAIYIALTMLFFVYMLLDPRNGAERIKRDVAEELEQMHQKLVAAFLQKRVPPMKTLLQLQSLIHRIDPRINISQSRDIQVQPNTVVCPERYNGPRAGYPFFHKGWVMTNCSFAKAIENVITISINTLGYPGGDLKQIDRVLHGIKQLYPTVKVLVALKPEAKSHISRAQLTDVEFLISNANSAKTWNLLLAKIATPYVLIARDVVHFNWLTQLERQIRILSEIPGVGVVGGSYRNLSGHWHAGCYQATVKNYVLGYQDGYYHSRNSCMFCDHLQGPFVAMTDYVKKLGFDESISNYVIFEDFFLRVGDDQKFVMACPDAMYFMNDYSQVTRRDVWLTLAKKWQLNRVVLSTGKTHSFSCSDLDFRCERKVTKSFLLPVCCLELYTEALKFFKDFLDKHNVHFELDSGSVLGGVKFNGILPWDLDMDISILSQNVSIFGKQETQELFKREGYTFKNYEPPTVKEDGSFSGGFLRIFSPGGDIYIELWGMSVLTNPSKNFLPPELRKPELYTKANIRGIWVNTAYSPGFYSRGRYGREVLKHAQSWLQVKGKKNSWASYDSGAFSSCDNPKHHSCLDDFPGDGNLPFIVQ, encoded by the coding sequence GAATGGCGCAGAACGCATTAAACGCGATGTTGCTGAGGAGCTTGAACAAATGCACCAAAAGCTGGTAGCTGCATTCTTGCAAAAGCGAGTCCCACCTATGAAAACCCTACTTCAGTTGCAAAGCCTCATCCACAGAATAGACCCCCGAATTAACATCAGCCAATCACGTGACATTCAGGTACAACCAAATACGGTAGTATGTCCTGAAAGGTACAACGGGCCAAGGGCTGGGTACCCTTTCTTCCACAAAGGATGGGTGATGACAAACTGTTCGTTTGCCAAGGCTATTGAAAACGTGATAACAATCTCCATAAATACCTTAGGATACCCTGGGGGCGATCTCAAACAAATTGATAGAGTTCTTCACGGAATAAAGCAATTATACCCCACCGTTAAAGTACTTGTAGCGCTTAAACCAGAGGCAAAGAGCCACATATCAAGAGCACAGCTAACCGATGTTGAGTTTCTGATTTCGAACGCGAATTCAGCGAAAACATGGAATCTACTCCTTGCCAAAATTGCCACGCCGTATGTGCTGATTGCTCGGGACGTGGTGCATTTTAATTGGCTGACCCAGCTCGAGAGACAGATCCGGATACTCAGTGAAATTCCAGGCGTGGGTGTGGTCGGGGGATCATACCGTAATCTTAGCGGTCACTGGCATGCGGGATGTTACCAGGCAACCGTGAAAAACTACGTTCTAGGATACCAGGATGGATATTACCATTCCAGGAATTCGTGCATGTTTTGTGACCACCTCCAAGGACCCTTTGTTGCTATGACGGATTACGTGAAAAAGTTGGGATTTGACGAATCTATATCTAATTACGTAATATTTGAGGATTTTTTCTTGCGTGTTGGCGATGACCAAAAGTTCGTTATGGCTTGTCCGGATGCTATGTACTTCATGAATGATTACTCACAGGTTACGAGAAGAGATGTGTGGCTTACTTTGGCTAAGAAATGGCAGTTGAATAGAGTCGTCCTGTCTACAGGAAAGACCCATTCCTTCTCTTGTAGTGATTTAGATTTTAGGTGCGAACGAAAGGTCACCAAGTCTTTTCTTCTGCCAGTCTGCTGTCTGGAGCTGTACACTGAAGCCCTCAAATTTTTCAAGGACTTTTTAGataaacacaatgtccactttGAACTGGATTCAGGGTCCGTTTTGGGCGGTGTAAAATTTAATGGTATTTTGCCGTGGGACTTGGATATGGATATTTCAATCTTATCGCAAAACGTAAGTATATttggaaaacaagaaacacaagAACTGTTTAAAAGAGAAGGGTATACCTTCAAAAATTACGAGCCTCCAACAGTAAAAGAAGACGGAAGCTTTAGTGGAGGTTTTCTCCGTATATTTTCACCTGGTGGTGACATTTACATAGAACTCTGGGGAATGTCCGTTCTTACAAATCCATCCAAAAACTTTCTCCCCCCCGAACTTCGCAAACCAGAGTTGTATACCAAGGCGAACATCAGGGGCATCTGGGTAAACACCGCATACAGTCCTGGGTTCTACTCGAGAGGAAGGTACGGACGAGAGGTGCTGAAACACGCCCAAAGCTGGCTACAAGTCAAAGGCAAGAAAAATAGTTGGGCTTCCTACGATAGCGGGGCGTTTTCCTCGTGTGATAACCCTAAGCATCACAGTTGCTTGGACGATTTCCCTGGTGATGGGAACCTGCCTTTCATCGTGCAGTAA